Proteins encoded by one window of Candidatus Acididesulfobacter guangdongensis:
- a CDS encoding alcohol dehydrogenase — MKSLIIKKFTDLKEIILNFDYNSKVRNFNLPLDYYDAEIPDIKDDEVLIKIGACAVCHTELDEIEGRITPMNLPVIPGHQIVGKIIKTGNNVKKLKEGDRVGVGWINSACGKCWYCKNGLENLCADFIATGKDVNGGYAEYTKVKENYAALIPDSFSDEEASPLLCAGAVGYRSLKLTGITNGFNLGFLGFGASNHLVLQIATALYPDSKLFVFARSLNERNLAKKLGAFWTGDTADTPPEKINAIIDTTPVWKPITDILRHLAPAGRLVINNIRKENYDIEYLKNIDYARDLWMEKEIKSVANVTFNDIKEVIEIAYKFNIKPQIEIYSLPDANKAILDIKNRKINGSKVLKIS; from the coding sequence ATGAAATCATTAATAATTAAAAAATTTACGGATTTAAAAGAAATAATTTTAAATTTCGATTATAATTCTAAGGTCAGAAATTTTAATTTGCCTCTGGATTATTATGATGCCGAAATACCCGACATAAAAGACGATGAAGTCCTTATAAAAATAGGTGCATGCGCCGTATGCCATACGGAACTGGATGAAATAGAAGGAAGAATTACTCCTATGAACCTGCCTGTTATCCCTGGTCATCAGATAGTCGGGAAAATTATTAAAACCGGAAATAATGTTAAAAAGCTTAAAGAAGGCGACAGGGTGGGCGTGGGCTGGATAAATTCCGCTTGCGGAAAATGCTGGTACTGTAAAAACGGACTTGAAAACTTGTGCGCAGATTTTATCGCTACTGGCAAAGATGTAAACGGCGGTTATGCTGAATACACAAAAGTAAAAGAAAATTACGCAGCTCTTATTCCCGACAGTTTTAGCGATGAAGAAGCCTCTCCTTTGTTGTGTGCCGGAGCAGTAGGATACAGGTCGTTAAAACTGACCGGAATAACAAACGGATTTAATTTAGGTTTTCTCGGTTTTGGCGCGTCAAACCATTTAGTGCTTCAAATTGCTACGGCATTATATCCCGATTCAAAACTTTTTGTATTTGCGCGTTCTTTAAATGAAAGGAATCTCGCAAAAAAATTAGGAGCGTTCTGGACGGGAGATACGGCGGATACTCCGCCTGAAAAAATAAACGCTATTATCGATACCACGCCCGTATGGAAGCCTATAACCGATATTTTAAGACATCTTGCCCCCGCGGGAAGGCTTGTAATAAATAATATAAGAAAAGAAAATTATGATATAGAATATTTAAAAAATATTGACTACGCAAGAGATTTGTGGATGGAGAAAGAAATTAAGTCTGTTGCAAACGTCACTTTTAACGACATAAAAGAAGTTATTGAAATAGCATATAAATTTAATATTAAACCGCAAATTGAAATATACAGTCTGCCTGATGCCAACAAAGCCATTCTTGATATTAAAAATAGAAAAATAAACGGCTCAAAAGTTTTGAAAATATCCTAA
- a CDS encoding TolC family protein, with protein MLSDVFMDMIIKKYNFIQPVILFLSILAINLLFIAFYSVNSNAAADAAFNLNHNSNHNANVNNNTNINIANNTLLKRKVDSAIKKLKKVIKNGKNKTADTITLKKLIEFSLKNPKIDSALNKIKGYRQNIKIDESLPDPVLGFTFNNANGFNNPEIGTILGSNYTYSLNQEIPFPTKLFLKSGIAKMHYKSLNDDFIGISLLTILNTKYLYYDLALTDSDIAIIKYDYSLLRMIKKIVEESYVVKKTNATGPVRLMLEMIDMKSDLIALKARRKKFLLLLSLITDKKFNYIKNNLHPLFPVHILYSKLNYKKILIKAYHYNPYIKSARYLYKRSKLSLNLAEQGFYPNIFISLSYGYRYFYPPALAAGIGLSLPIYFTQKQIPDIKKSKKYLLSSIYKRNWTFLKIKSDIKNSLNSINKYYKLYIANKKLYLPESIFLLDLYTNSFEVRHSSSFAMVDAFKKVVKSELNVYRYKTDYLKKMAFLKTVIGKLSLTYKKIVYKK; from the coding sequence ATGTTGTCTGATGTTTTTATGGATATGATTATTAAAAAATATAATTTTATACAACCTGTCATACTTTTTCTCTCTATTCTTGCAATCAATCTGCTATTCATTGCATTTTATTCTGTAAATTCTAATGCTGCTGCTGATGCTGCTTTTAACTTAAATCATAATTCTAATCATAATGCTAATGTTAATAACAATACTAATATTAATATTGCTAATAATACTTTATTAAAAAGAAAAGTTGATTCAGCCATTAAAAAATTAAAGAAAGTTATAAAAAACGGTAAAAATAAAACTGCCGACACGATAACATTAAAAAAACTAATAGAATTTTCGCTGAAAAATCCAAAAATTGATTCCGCGTTAAATAAAATTAAAGGATACAGGCAAAACATCAAAATTGATGAAAGCTTACCTGACCCGGTACTGGGCTTTACATTTAATAATGCAAACGGATTTAATAATCCTGAAATAGGCACAATTTTAGGCAGCAATTATACATATTCTTTAAATCAGGAAATTCCTTTTCCTACAAAATTGTTTTTAAAAAGCGGCATTGCTAAAATGCATTACAAATCTTTAAATGATGATTTTATAGGAATTTCTTTACTCACTATATTAAATACTAAATATCTGTATTACGATTTGGCTCTTACCGATAGCGACATAGCAATTATCAAATATGATTATTCGCTCTTAAGAATGATCAAAAAAATTGTTGAAGAAAGCTATGTCGTTAAGAAAACAAATGCTACCGGTCCGGTAAGGCTGATGCTTGAGATGATAGATATGAAATCTGATTTAATAGCGCTTAAAGCGAGAAGAAAAAAGTTCCTATTATTACTTTCCCTCATAACAGATAAAAAATTTAATTATATAAAAAATAATTTGCATCCGCTATTTCCGGTTCATATTTTGTATTCAAAACTTAATTACAAAAAAATTTTAATTAAAGCATATCATTATAATCCATATATAAAATCGGCAAGGTATCTGTATAAACGGTCAAAACTTTCATTGAATCTCGCCGAACAGGGTTTTTATCCTAATATTTTTATTTCGTTAAGTTACGGATACAGATATTTTTATCCTCCTGCACTAGCCGCCGGCATAGGTTTATCTCTGCCTATATATTTTACGCAAAAACAGATACCTGATATTAAAAAATCAAAAAAATATTTGTTATCTTCCATTTATAAAAGAAATTGGACTTTTTTAAAAATAAAATCCGATATAAAAAATTCTTTAAATTCTATAAATAAATATTATAAATTATATATAGCAAATAAAAAATTATATTTACCAGAGTCTATATTTTTGCTTGATTTATACACTAATAGTTTTGAAGTCCGCCATTCGTCAAGTTTTGCAATGGTAGACGCATTTAAAAAAGTGGTTAAATCTGAATTAAACGTGTATAGATATAAAACTGATTATTTAAAAAAAATGGCTTTTCTAAAAACTGTAATAGGAAAACTTTCTTTAACTTATAAAAAAATTGTCTATAAAAAATAA
- a CDS encoding HlyD family efflux transporter periplasmic adaptor subunit, which yields MNILSKLNKPKYIILFLIGIIAVIVVINILFIFSNRHHIVRKKIINNIEMAKGYVIINRHERKLYKIKTISPKEIDISRKLSLAGKLTYAASLVKNISLKYSGYIEKIYADRPGEEIRAFQPILEVYSPTVLDAENDFILAYENYLKIDNTEFKIGHFDYSKKIAKSFYNAARTRLVLMGISSRQINLLKNNLAAKTDIIIKSPAGGVLIKKFINSGSHFSVGQKLLTIANLNTLWMTIEIPEKFTAYIHRNRSVSAHFDDIHAEHKGFILSMYPFISAKKDTTKIIIAFNNNKRFLKPNMYGRITIKTPQVKMLSVPAKSIFKIDKTAYVLINGGNGYFIPQKIIVGKKYHNFYPIIKGLKKGEKFINSLKFLTRFNS from the coding sequence ATGAATATACTTTCTAAATTAAATAAACCAAAATATATAATTCTGTTTTTAATAGGAATTATTGCCGTCATTGTTGTTATTAATATTTTATTTATTTTTTCTAATAGGCATCATATAGTTAGAAAAAAAATTATTAATAATATAGAAATGGCAAAAGGGTATGTTATTATAAACAGGCATGAAAGAAAATTATATAAAATTAAAACTATATCTCCAAAAGAAATTGACATTTCCAGAAAATTATCATTAGCCGGAAAACTCACCTATGCCGCTTCCTTGGTAAAAAATATTTCACTTAAATACAGCGGTTATATCGAAAAAATATATGCCGACAGACCCGGAGAGGAAATAAGAGCGTTTCAACCTATTTTAGAGGTTTATTCGCCTACTGTTTTAGATGCCGAAAATGATTTTATTTTAGCCTATGAAAATTATTTAAAAATAGATAACACGGAATTTAAAATAGGTCACTTTGATTACAGCAAAAAGATTGCCAAGAGTTTCTATAACGCCGCCAGAACGAGACTTGTTCTGATGGGGATATCTTCAAGGCAGATTAATCTGCTTAAAAATAATCTGGCTGCCAAAACTGACATAATAATAAAATCTCCTGCGGGAGGAGTTCTTATTAAAAAATTTATTAATTCCGGAAGCCATTTCAGTGTTGGACAGAAACTTTTAACGATTGCAAATTTAAACACGTTATGGATGACTATAGAAATACCGGAAAAATTCACGGCATATATTCATAGGAACAGGTCGGTCAGTGCCCATTTTGACGATATTCATGCAGAACATAAAGGATTTATTTTATCAATGTACCCATTTATATCCGCCAAAAAAGATACGACTAAAATAATAATTGCATTTAACAATAATAAAAGATTTTTAAAACCGAATATGTACGGCAGAATAACTATTAAGACGCCGCAGGTTAAAATGCTTTCAGTGCCTGCTAAAAGCATTTTTAAGATAGATAAAACGGCTTATGTTTTAATTAACGGAGGTAATGGCTATTTTATACCGCAAAAAATTATCGTAGGTAAAAAGTATCATAATTTTTACCCTATCATTAAAGGATTAAAAAAAGGCGAAAAATTTATAAATTCGTTAAAATTCCTTACACGTTTTAACAGTTAA
- a CDS encoding DUF481 domain-containing protein, which yields MRIFTIFTAVLFVFNLMPVKNVFALKLTKNIKIGLSLGLSNTTGTIPSISLNTRNYIKYINRKSKWRHEFRFNYTYIEAYSELSYLRLVLQEYSKYKFNNWLYFFGKERYDRNISTGFEYVINENIGAGVKYKISDNSNLFLEFGPGLRQEKIIEGQYYGSISSMFDAKYCYKINKNLKFKEDLTAYLANTGGNSYTSFSELSTKIERNLYLVLEYEINYQTIVPYGFKAFNTISSANIKVKF from the coding sequence GTGCGTATTTTTACAATATTTACGGCAGTCTTGTTTGTATTTAATTTAATGCCTGTTAAAAATGTTTTCGCTCTTAAATTAACTAAAAACATTAAAATAGGACTGAGTCTGGGTCTGTCAAATACTACGGGGACAATTCCGTCTATAAGTTTAAATACCAGAAACTATATAAAATATATTAACAGAAAATCTAAGTGGCGGCATGAATTCAGGTTTAATTATACCTATATAGAAGCATACAGCGAACTGAGCTATTTAAGATTAGTTTTACAGGAATATTCAAAATATAAATTTAATAATTGGCTGTATTTTTTTGGAAAGGAAAGGTATGACAGAAATATATCTACCGGTTTTGAATATGTAATTAATGAAAATATAGGCGCCGGAGTTAAATATAAAATATCAGATAATTCAAATCTTTTTTTAGAATTTGGTCCTGGACTGAGGCAGGAAAAAATAATAGAAGGGCAATACTATGGAAGTATTTCATCGATGTTTGACGCTAAATATTGTTATAAAATAAATAAAAATTTAAAGTTTAAGGAAGATTTAACTGCGTATCTGGCGAATACAGGCGGAAATTCTTACACTTCTTTCAGCGAATTATCAACTAAAATAGAAAGAAATCTATACCTCGTGTTAGAGTACGAAATCAATTATCAAACTATAGTCCCCTATGGATTTAAAGCATTTAACACTATTTCAAGCGCAAATATTAAAGTAAAATTTTAG